The following proteins are encoded in a genomic region of Canis lupus familiaris isolate Mischka breed German Shepherd chromosome 6, alternate assembly UU_Cfam_GSD_1.0, whole genome shotgun sequence:
- the NLRC3 gene encoding NLR family CARD domain-containing protein 3 translates to MRKQEVRPGAEAGQGCGSGSPAGQVKALVDLLAGRSSQGSQTPQAPDRPPLGDGSRTQKCQEALLNWVKGSLELGGPPSRLTSLLLVEGLTDLQLKEHDFTQVETTRGGWHPARTIALDRLFLPLSRVSIPPRISITIGVAGVGKTTLVRNFVYLWARGQVGKDFSLVLPLTFRDLNTHEKLSADRLVHSVFPHTGESGLAAAAPSKVLLILDGLDECKMPLDFSNTVACTDPKKEIQVDHLITNIIRGNLFPEVSVWVTSRPNVAGQIPGGLVDRMTEIRGFNEDEIKVCLEEMFPEDHTLSGWVLRQVQADRALYLMCTVPAFCRLAASALAHLSRSKLGPQDAEPWAPRTLCELYSCYFRMALGGDGQEKGKASPRIEQVAHSSRKMVGTLGRLAFHGLVRKKYVFYEQDLKAFGVDLTLVQSALCGCFLQREETLASSTAYCFSHLSLQEYVAAAYYYSASKRAIFDLFTEGGVSWPRLGFLTHFRSAAQRAMQAEDGRLDVFLRFLSGLLSPRVNALLAGSLLAQGEHQGYRAQVAELLQGCLRPNVAVCARAVNILHCLHELQCTELARSVEEAMESGGLAGLTGPQHRAALAYLLQVSDACAQEANLSLCLSRSVLQSLLPQLLYCRSLRLDNNQFQDPVMELLGSVLSGKDCRIQRISLAENQISNKGAKALARSLLVNRSLTALDLRSNSIGPQGAKALADALKINRTLAFLSLQSNEIRDNGARSMAEALATNRTLSVLHLQKNTVGPVGAQLMAETLKQNRSLKELIFSSNSIGDGGAEALAKALRVNQGLENLDLQSNSISDTGVAALMGALCANQALTSLNLRENSISPEGARELARALRSNSTLKNLDLTANLLHDQGAQAIAVAMRENQALTSLHLQWNFIQAGAAKALGQALQLNRSLTSLDLQENAIGDEGASAVASALKTNATLTALYLQAASIGARGAQALGDALAVNGTLEILDLRGNAIGVAGAKALANALKVNSSLRRLNLQENSLGMDGAICVATALSGNHGLQHINLQGNHIGESGARMISEAIKTNAPSCTVEM, encoded by the exons GGTGAAAGGCAGCCTGGAGCTGGGCGGCCCCCCGTCCAGGCTGACCAGCCTCCTGCTGGTGGAGGGGCTGACGGACCTGCAGCTGAAGGAACACGACTTCACACAGGTGGAAACCACACGTGGGGGCTGGCACCCGGCTAGGACCATCGCCCTCGACAGACTCTTCCTGCCACTGTCGCGGGTGTCTATCCCTCCCCGAATCTCCATCACCATCGGGGTCGCTGGCGTGGGCAAGACCACCCTGGTGAGGAACTTTGTCTACCTCTGGGCCCGGGGACAGGTTGGCAAGGACTTCTCCCTGGTGCTACCTTTGACTTTCCGAGATCTCAACACCCACGAGAAGCTATCTGCAGACAGACTCGTCCACTCGGTCTTCCCGCACACTGGGGAGTCTGGCCTGGCAGCAGCAGCCCCATCCAAAGTCCTCCTTATCCTGGACGGCCTGGATGAGTGTAAGATGCCTCTGGACTTCTCCAACACTGTGGCTTGCACAGATCCCAAGAAAGAGATCCAGGTGGACCATCTGATCACCAACATCATCCGAGGCAACCTCTTCCCAGAAGTGTCTGTCTGGGTCACTTCTCGCCCCAATGTGGCTGGCCAGATCCCGGGTGGCCTGGTGGACCGGATGACAGAGATCCGGGGCTTTAATGAGGACGAGATCAAGGTGTGTCTGGAGGAGATGTTCCCCGAGGACCACACCCTCTCAGGCTGGGTCCTGAGGCAGGTGCAGGCCGACAGGGCTCTGTATCTGATGTGCACAGTCCCCGCGTTCTGCCGGCTGGCCGCGTCGGCACTGGCTCACTTGAGCCGCAGCAAGCTGGGGCCCCAGGATGCAGAGCCATGGGCCCCAAGGACCCTGTGCGAGCTCTACTCCTGCTACTTCAGGATGGCCCTCGGTGGGGACGGGCAGGAGAAGGGCAAGGCGAGCCCTCGCATCGAGCAGGTGGCCCACAGCAGCCGCAAGATGGTGGGGACCCTGGGGCGGCTGGCCTTTCACGGGCTGGTCAGGAAGAAGTACGTGTTCTATGAGCAGGACCTGAAGGCGTTCGGCGTGGATCTCACTCTGGTGCAGAGCGCCCTGTGTGGCTGCTTCCTGCAGCGGGAGGAGACCCTGGCCTCGTCCACAGCCTACTGCTTCAGCCACCTGTCCCTGCAGGAGTACGTGGCAGCTGCGTACTACTACAGTGCGTCCAAGAGGGCCATCTTCGACCTCTTCACCGAGGGTGGCGTGTCCTGGCCCCGCCTGGGCTTCCTCACACACTTCAGGAGTGCGGCCCAGCGGGCCATGCAGGCTGAGGACGGGCGGCTGGATGTGTTCCTGAGATTCCTCTCGGGACTCCTGTCCCCAAGGGTCAATGCCCTGCTGGCCGGCTCCCTGCTGGCCCAGGGTGAGCACCAGGGCTACCGGGCCCAGGTGGCGGAGCTCCTGCAGGGCTGCCTACGCCCCAACGTGGCCGTCTGTGCCCGGGCAGTCAACATCCTACACTGCCTGCACGAGCTGCAGTGCACAGAGTTGGCCCGCAGCGTGGAGGAGGCCATGGAGAGCGGGGGCCTGGCAGGGCTGACCGGCCCCCAGCACCGCGCGGCCCTGGCCTATCTCCTGCAGGTGTCTGATGCCTGCGCCCAGGAGGCCAACCTGTCCCTGTGCCTCAGCAGGAGCGTCCTGCAGAGCCTGCTGCCCCAGCTGCTCTACTGCCGGAGCCTCAG GCTGGACAACAACCAGTTTCAGGACCCCGTGATGGAGCTGCTGGGCAGTGTGCTGAGTGGGAAGGACTGTCGCATTCAGAGGATCAG CTTGGCTGAGAACCAGATCAGTAATAAAGGTGCCAAAGCTCTGGCCAGATCCCTCCTGGTCAACAGAAGTCTGACTGCTCTGGA CCTCCGCAGCAACTCCATTGGACCTCAAGGGGCCAAGGCTCTGGCAGATGCTCTGAAGATTAACCGCACTCTGGCCTTTCTGAG CCTCCAGAGCAACGAGATCAGGGATAATGGTGCCAGGTCCATGGCTGAGGCGTTGGCTACCAACCGGACCCTCTCTGTGCTGCA CCTACAGAAGAATACCGTCGGGCCTGTGGGAGCCCAGCTGATGGCGGAGACCCTGAAACAGAACAGGAGTCTGAAGGAGCTCAT ATTTTCCAGTAACAGCATCGGTGACGGAGGTGCTGAGGCCCTGGCTAAGGCCCTGAGGGTGAACCAGGGCCTGGAGAATCTGGA CCTGCAGAGCAATTCCATCAGTGACACGGGAGTGGCAGCCCTGATGGGGGCCCTCTGTGCCAACCAGGCCCTCACCAGCCTCAA TCTTCGAGAAAACTCTATCAGCCCGGAGGGAGCCCGGGAGCTGGCACGAGCTCTCCGCAGCAACAGCACCCTAAAGAACCTGGA cctgacAGCCAACCTCCTCCATGACCAGGGCGCCCAGGCCATCGCGGTGGCAATGAGAGAAAACCAGGCCCTCACGTCACTTCA CCTGCAGTGGAACTTCATCCAGGCTGGTGCTGCCAAGGCCCTGGGACAAGCACTACAGCTCAACAGAAGCCTGACCAGCCTCGA TTTACAGGAGAATGCCATCGGGGACGAGGGTGCGTCTGCAGTGGCCAGCGCGCTCAAGACCAACGCGACCCTCACTGCTCTCTA CTTGCAGGCGGCCTCCATTGGGGCCCGGGGCGCCCAGGCGCTAGGGGACGCCCTGGCCGTGAACGGAACCTTGGAGATTCTTGA CTTACGAGGAAATGCCATCGGGGTGGCTGGAGCCAAAGCCTTGGCAAATGCCCTGAAGGTGAACTCAAGTCTCCGAAGACTCAA TCTTCAAGAAAATTCCTTGGGGATGGATGGGGCGATATGTGTCGCCACTGCACTGTCTGGAAACCATGGCCTCCAGCACATCAA TCTCCAGGGAAATCACATTGGGGAATCTGGTGCCAGGATGATCTCAGAGGCTATCAAGACAAATGCTCCTTCATGCACTGTTGAGATGTGA